In a single window of the Porites lutea chromosome 14, jaPorLute2.1, whole genome shotgun sequence genome:
- the LOC140923889 gene encoding uncharacterized protein, translating to MEIEYCMDVVKPCNLTRKRQAVLESRTDHRTNKRPCLENSSWQAENMLNQETEKRSLHSRQSLAEHSQYPSPPTLNVHIDINCNVVHEHSNQVNEVQGMELAYDSANVHQYHLPSSTESERELLMANRSSLPTCPRCLTGEPGHISHLQLSS from the exons ATGGAAATCGAATATTGTATGGACGTGGTAAAGCCTTGTAACTTGACGAGAAAGCGACAGGCTGTTCTAGAATCTCGTACTGATCACCGCACGAAT aaGCGGCCATGTCTAGAAAACTCTTCGTGGCAGGCAGAAAATATGCTCAAtcaggaaacagaaaaaagatcGCTACATTCCAGACAGTCCCTAGCAGAACATAGTCAATATCCAAGTCCTCCTACTTTAAATGTTCATATAGACATAAACTGTAATGTAGTACATGAACATTCAAATCAAGTAAATGAGGTTCAAGGAATGGAGCTAGCATATGATTCAGCAAATGTTCATCAGTATCACCTACCGTCCTCAACAGAAAGCGAACGAGAGTTGTTGATGGCTAATCGTTCATCACTGCCTACCTGCCCCCGCTGTTTGACAGGAGAACCA GGGCACATCAGTCATCTTCAGTTGTCCAGTTAA